Genomic window (Daucus carota subsp. sativus chromosome 5, DH1 v3.0, whole genome shotgun sequence):
CCAGTGATTTCTGATTAGAGTGATTGATTATCCCTGATTATGCTCAGAGAAGGTACACATCTATATTTCTactgtaattttttaaatttcgatttattttatatttttaagtatgTGTTTTGACTGTTTCTTGGTGTTCTTGGTTTTTGCAGGGTCTTGTTTCATGTTCTCCTGTCATTGTGATTGTGATTTCTGGGCTATATAGTATTATAAATTCCTCATAGGGTTTTAGATAAGTGTTGATATAGGCAATCAGATGTTGATGGTTCCTTGTAGACATACTCTTATAAGTTAATCTGTCACTTTCGAAGAATTCTAAGCTGCTTTCTTTATTCTGTATTGGACAACTACTGATTACTAGCCAATCTGTTCGGTTTTACCTACATTTATGAGTCTTGAAGGGGTAATGGCTGACAAGAGCATGCTTCCGTCGAggttttttatatgtttaattgcTGTTGCAATGTGTCTGTTGGTCTTTTCATCGACATTCTTGTTTCGGTTGAATGACAATTCGTTTATGCCCGGTGGGCTTGAGAGTGTTGATGATTATAACAGCTCGGAGTACTTTATATCGGATTTGAGACAATCAGTGTCTCAAACCGCAGAGACTGATACGATAACGCCTTTTAGTAAAAAGACTGAGATAAGCGATGAGTTAGTTCCTCAGATCACTGATGTTCCTAGGACTGTTTCTTTAGGATATGATGAAGTGAAGGTGTGTGATCCAACGCGGGCTATTCTTAGGGTGTATATGTATGATTTACCTCCTGAGTTTCACTTTGGACTCTTGGGATGGAAAGGAGGTCCAGGTCAGTTGTGGCCAGATGTTAGTAAAACAAGTCAAATACCTCGATACCCTGGTGGGCTGAATTTACAGCACAGTATAGCATACTGGCTAATCCTTGATCTTCTATCTTCAAACAGTGAGGAAGTACAGAGACCATGCTCTGCGATCAGAGTTCAGAATGCAAATGATGCAGATATTATATTTGTGCCATTTTTGTCTTCACTTAGTTACAACAGATTTTCCAAGCCTACTAGAAAAAAAAGAGTTAGTATCAACAGAATGTTGCAGGATAAATTGGTGAGGTTTCTGAAGGACCAAGATGAATGGAAACGATCAGGCGGGAAGAATCATTTGATTGTAGCCCACCATCCAAATAGCATGGTGAGTGCAAGGAGAGAGCTAGGTTCCGCTAGATTTGTTCTTGCTGATTTTGGAAGATACAGCAAACAAATAGCAAACCTTGAAAAAGATGTGATTGCTCCTTACCAACATGTAATTAAGACCACACCTGCTAATATTTCAGCCCCTTTTGAGGATCGCCCAATCTTAGTGTACTTCCAAGGTGCAATTTATCGAAAAGATGTAAGGTTTCCCACCTTGCATATAGTCCGTCCACTAAATTTATTCCAGTATTTTAGCTGTTATATGGTTTGCTAATTTCTGTCTACAACCATCACTTACTGTGTTTATTAATTGCTGTCACTTAGATTAAAAAGCTAACTTGAAAGTTTATTCTGATATGCAGTTATAACTGTCTTATGTGTTTTGCAAGAAAAATATGATTCACCTGTTTTGTTATGTATCATTGAAGAATTAAGAAAGAAATACGTTGGAAAATCATCAAAGAAGGAATAAAGATGACCTGACTGAGAATATATAGCTCACTGGTTTTGCTAGTTTCTCCTTCTGGTCATCCTTATTGGCAAGTCTATGACAAGATATTTAGCTCTTATCATAACGAAAATTGAATAGGGAGATTATTTTGGGTTATAATATGCTGGTATAGTTTTTTTCCCTACAAAAGTTACCCCTCTAATGCTACATTTATGTTTTAGTAAATCAGGTAGTTGCTTATATGATGCTTGCAAAAAAATAGTACTCAGGTCTACAGATATAATCATGGACTTTTGCTTCTCAGTTATGTTTACAGAGTTTATACATCATTTTTTTTACCAAACTACTAATTCAGATTTCCTTTGTGACTGTTGGTAGTTTATGATTAAAAAGGTCATTTTGTACAATTAAATATCTGTCATGCTCTTATAAGAAAACTGGATGTAGTATCTAATCTGTAAGCTAATATTTTGGATTCATCTTCAGGGTGGCGCAATTCGCCATGAATTATACTACCTTCTCAAAGACGAAAAAGACGTTCACTTCTCATTTGGAAGTGTTCGAGCAAATGGGATTAGGCAAGCAGGGAGAGGGATGGCTTCATCCAAATTTTGCCTAAATATTGCTGGAGACACCCCTTCCTCAAATAGATTATTTGATGCCATAGCCACTCATTGTGTTCCTGTTATTATTAGTGATGACATTGAGCTACCTTATGAAGATGTTTTGGACTACTCAGAATTCTGTATATTCATTCGTGCAACTGATGCTGTTAGAAAGGGTTACCTTCTTCGTCTTCTCAGAGGGATTGATCAGGACAAATGGACCAAAATGTGGAACAGATTAAAAGAAACTGCAAAGCACTTTGAGTATCAGTTTCCGTCAAGGCCAGGTGATGCTGTAGATATGATTTGGGGTGTAATTTCTCGGAAATTATCTTCTTCATATAATGAAGTTTACAGAAAGAATCGGTACAACAAAACCAAGCTCTTGCTTAAAACTTCGTGAGATTTTCATTATGGATAAGTGGGACATATGTAGAAAAACAAGTACAAGGGAATACAACCTTATTTTTAGAAGATTATCTTGTCTCTCTTTCATTTACTAATATAGGCACTTGTAAATTACATATACTTTTGTATTACTTACAACATCCCTATAAATATACCTTTTTGTTATGAGAGAACATATATCTGGCGTTCAGTACAGAGTTTTTAATGCAAGTGCAGCCTAATGTTTTTCCTCagtgaagtaaaaaaaatatgtctttATCTACATATATTTTGCTCTTTCATTGCGTCATGAATAGAAACAACGTATGATATATAGAAGTACCAGACTAGTAAGAATTCCATGATGAATATGCTTTTCTTGGGTGTATTTGCATAATATGTTTGAGATGTAGATTATGGAAGAAAGCATGGTTGCTAATATTGGTTACGCGTGTGTTTGTTTGTGGGAAGGAGAAGagatttttcataaaaatactGAAATTCTATTGTCTAAGCCAGCCTAATAACCTATACAACATACGCAGAGTTTCTCAAAAAGACATTCAGCTCTATTTGAATAAGAAGTTTcattataaacaaataaaagtaTAGTACCGACTCTTTACTGAAAGGGCTTCAAAGGAAGCATGAATTGAGCACAACCTCACAGTTTCTTCTTTCATCCACGGTTACTTTTGCTCACAAACCTCTTCCATTTTGGATTCATAGCAGGAAGGgggaaagaagaagaagaagaaagatatGAAATTTCCACATATCAGCACCTGTTGTGGATGGGGTCTGATCCTCTTCTAACCCTTcttttgtttgattgatttggaTCAAACATCATTGCAGGAGACGGTGCCATGTTCAAATTCTCATGCAGTTCCTGAACATCAGCACCCTTTAGAACACGCGAACTTCTGAGAAACCTGAGAGCAAGATCCACACTTCTAAGTCCAGAAACTTGCCGTGGTTGAGCAAATAGAAGCCCGACAGAAACAAGAAAGATCATCAACCTACAAGCAGGTATGTTCATCTTTGATATTTCTACCCTACAAGAACAAGATTGAATATGACTCTATGAGTGAGTTTTTCTCTTGTTCAAGAAAATATGATATAGATAAGTGGCATCCTTGTCTGGAGTGAGTCTTTCTTATGCCCTGTCCCTGTACATATAAGCCAATGTCTTATCTTTTATGGGATTTGCAAAACCTAAAGGCATAAAGCATTTGAGGGCCCCAAAACATCTAGAGTGAGCTACAGATTCACTTAATCATAAGCCTGTCATAGAAGCAATATAAGGCTGTTTTAGAAGACTCTGACAGGCTTGATTGTTTGAATGAAAAGGCTAGTTGGAACACCACTCTCGGGAAGCCAAGAATCTTTATACTGGTTCCCCACAACTCTATCATCTGCATTTCTCTTTTTAACCAAACAATGATCCATCCTTTGTCTTTAGACTCCCGACTGCCACGTCAGATGCTTATATGCTTGCGTGTACTCACACCTAGTCGAAACCATCCAAATCAAGAAGGTTAGTCATCTCTTGATTTAACCCCTCATTAAGGATACTTTTCTTCTTAATCTTGTCGTTAGTTTGCTTATTAGCTCATCATCATCCCTTGCTTAGGAGCAAGCCATTATTTCATAATTAAGTAAACACCAAGcttaattttcatataatttatgtAAGACAAGATGGTCAAGTGTCTACTTGTTATCTGCCAAACGCGGATTCTAACATGTAAATAAACTCTTTATTAAATACAAGAGTCAAATCGAGTCAAGTTACGTACTACATTAGACAAGGAAAACGCCACGTAGAACCTATACTAATATGGCAGGAGTGTCAATTATATATGCCAACTAATATATGTGTGCAATGCATGCTTAGTTTTCATTCTGGAATATCAATTTTATGACATGGAATTGCTTGGCTGCTAGAATGAGGCAGGCAAAGTAGAGATTGCTACAGCTGCAAGAAAGCTAGATAAAGTAGAGGATGTTGGGGTATTGTAAGGGAAAGAATAGGAACCTCTCTAAAAATAAACAAACCAAGAAGCTGCTTTATTATACACTTACCTCACTTTAGAATTCCAGGCTCTCCCCTCCATAAAACAATACAAAAAATCTCAGTCCTGGCTTGTCTTGGTTTCTTGTGCTTAATGGTTTTTTTTCTTTATGCTTTTCTTTGATCCAACTTTGGTTTGTGAAGCTCCTTGCATTtaatttaacttgtaaacccattGTTCTTTTATCTATTGGCCATCACCACCAGCACTTCTTTTTATTTGTTCACTTAATATCGAAgaccttctttttcttttcaatttaaCTTTACTTTGGTTACAAATTTAATTGTTGCTTAATTTGTTCCACAAGATTTATATGAAATAAATTAGTTCCAGGGTACAGAAGAAGAGACCTGAATAAGGCATGATATATGAGaaacatttttttatcattttttttccagACAGATTGACCGGTCTTGGTCCAGATCAGATGGCCAAGAAACTGAATACAAAAACTATTAGGGTTCCTGCTTTATAGCAATGTTAAAAGCAAAAGACACAAATGAGCTGTTGCTTTGGGAAATCATCTTCACTCTCAATTTTTCACTTTAAAACCACAACTCCTCCGTATGTTGCATTTATCTCCTCCCTCGGCCACCGTGGTTCTTTCTATAATAATGACAGATTATGGTCTACTAAATGCATAAAGCCCGGAAAGTGACCAGCACAGGTTTGCAAGCAATACAACCAGAACTTTTCCATTTCGAACCAGCTGGTTGATTGCATCTAACAATCAAATGAAGCAACCAAATATCCATCTTGTAGTAAATGTGTAAAATGTGTAACAATACATTTGTCTggcttaaaaaattatatctgaCCACATAGCACAATAATAAAGTTCGATAGAGAAAATTGAAATTTACTTGAATACTTGTATCAAAAGCTCAAATACAATTACAATACCGAGAAGGGTAATGAGATTTACAAGCAGTGGCAACAAATGTTctgaataatttaaaaatcatgtacaaaataaaataaatcaccTTCCAGGTTTTACAGCAATGCAGGAGAAAAGTGAAACTTGACTAAGGTGCGACCAGTCAGTAACACATGCAATGTATTCACCATGAAGAGATGAAACAGTGTGTTATTGAATAGGCTCCTGATGAGGGGTTAGAGCAGGTCCTGGTGTTGAAGCAGGTGCTGGTGTAATTGGAGCCCCAGCTGCTATCGTTACTTGCAAACCCCTGTGTTGCCCCGTCTGCACCATAAATGCAACATCACTTGCTGCCAGTGCTGCTGCTTCCTGAatcaataaaaacaataaatattagACTAGATGTATAAAGGTTTAATATTGCTGCACCGACTAGAGCCAGGTCTGAGGCCTTTACTGAAAATAAGCCTTTACCAGAGACCATGAGCACAACAAAGTTTAATGTCCAAGTTGAAATTCAGTAATTAAGAGCCAATACCAAAGCTTTTAGTATACCTTGATGTTTGATGAtagtaaattaattatatactagTTACAGATAGATATTTCTGCAACTATTCTTATAGATCACCAGTTTAGCCAAAGCTACTTGCCTGTCTCTGCCTTCGTCGTTGTAATACACTAATAGCCCAGGCCATGATGTAACAGGGAAGGAGAAAACCAGCAGCCCTAAGCAAGAAGAGCTGGGCAAACAAGAAAAGGAAACCTTATTAGGAAGCACAAGTGGTATGGATATAAGAGAAGACCTATCTCGTGATCCTGCTTACAGCGAAAAAGGTGGAAGCATCGTCATCATCACTATCACCATCTCCCATGGCCAGAGCATGTCTTAATAAAAGAAGAGCCATCAGCTGCcataattttacatttatttaattaataggggaaatatgaatataataaaatcaaaaaaaaaaaaaggaattttcCTTCAAGCAAAATACACGAGGTCTCCTTTAGACAACTGCTTGAGTAAATATCTACATAAATAGTACAGATGAGCAAGAGTGTTcataaaatgaaattaaaaaaaaaaaatctcttatTTTGTACTTTAGGATTGAGAAAAATCAAAGAATTAAAAAGGCTGATCAAAAACCTTAGATTAGTCTATTCCTCTAACCAAGGAGCTAAGGTACGGGGGTGTTACTAAAACACCAAATAAtatatgttactccctccgtccctttttagttgtcacatttctatttttattggtcaaattgactaattttgtaCCAAAGATTACAAGTCAAAGTCATGCATACATTATTTTAAGAAACTGAAAATCACatattaaagtagattaaaagttatttttggtgatataatttttctattttatcaattgatgacatattaataaattttagtcaaactttggtcaatttgactggtcaaaagtcaaatatgacaactaaaaaTGGACAGAGGGAGTGCTATATAAAGCCTTTCCACAGGAATTGGTTGGTGTAGTGTGTCTCAGCTGCCCCACCTTTGTGCAGGTTTTTGAGCATGCACAATCAAAGGAGGAATATATGTAAATGGAAATAAATAGCATATTTGAATGAGATAATATATTGATCTCCACAGGAAGCCACGTGAATGTACAATAATCACTTCACTACACTTGCACATATTACTAGTTATAAGTTAAATTAATATTCCCTAGAAGTtcaacttttatattttaacacaatATCAACTAAAACAAAAAACTAACAGCAGAAAGCTTACAATAAGAGCAGCTGAGCGGCAAAATGCAGCTCCATTAGCATCTGAATCATCATATTCATCATATTCAGCCTCCAAAAGATGGCGTTCTGCTGCTGCCATGGCTAGTAGGCGAGGATCGTGCAAATCTAAAGGGCTACCAGTAAGAGTCCAAGCCCCACTATCATTGCAAATCAAGTTCAAGAAGGTTTACAACTAGTAAATCACTAAGCAGTGAGCGAATTAATTCCCTCAGAGAGAAATGGAAGATAATAGAGGTAAATACAGAACTGGATCAAACTGTTCCAGAgcaacatatattacaaaatacaaAACAAGCATAATTTCAAAGAAGATTTGACTTAAAAATCAGAGGATGTAAATCTAGCAGTAAGAAGAAGTAAATCTGACATCAGGGCCGCGAGCCTATCTACAATGTAATAAACGTGGCAACTAACaagaatatattaa
Coding sequences:
- the LOC108222157 gene encoding probable arabinosyltransferase ARAD1, with the translated sequence MSLEGVMADKSMLPSRFFICLIAVAMCLLVFSSTFLFRLNDNSFMPGGLESVDDYNSSEYFISDLRQSVSQTAETDTITPFSKKTEISDELVPQITDVPRTVSLGYDEVKVCDPTRAILRVYMYDLPPEFHFGLLGWKGGPGQLWPDVSKTSQIPRYPGGLNLQHSIAYWLILDLLSSNSEEVQRPCSAIRVQNANDADIIFVPFLSSLSYNRFSKPTRKKRVSINRMLQDKLVRFLKDQDEWKRSGGKNHLIVAHHPNSMVSARRELGSARFVLADFGRYSKQIANLEKDVIAPYQHVIKTTPANISAPFEDRPILVYFQGAIYRKDGGAIRHELYYLLKDEKDVHFSFGSVRANGIRQAGRGMASSKFCLNIAGDTPSSNRLFDAIATHCVPVIISDDIELPYEDVLDYSEFCIFIRATDAVRKGYLLRLLRGIDQDKWTKMWNRLKETAKHFEYQFPSRPGDAVDMIWGVISRKLSSSYNEVYRKNRYNKTKLLLKTS
- the LOC108219794 gene encoding uncharacterized protein LOC108219794 isoform X2, whose amino-acid sequence is MTDHLTLCVDHLVPPESLQSPQKVDAPGSIQGSCSKVTGSASFPIDIDEEEDSGAADEEQPLIQTVECRICQEEDSINNLEVPCSCNGSLKFAHRKCVQRWCNEKGDITCEICHQPYQSGYTAPPPVAEDTTIDISGAWTLTGSPLDLHDPRLLAMAAAERHLLEAEYDEYDDSDANGAAFCRSAALILMALLLLRHALAMGDGDSDDDDASTFFALFLLRAAGFLLPCYIMAWAISVLQRRRQRQATAALAASDVAFMVQTGQHRGLQVTIAAGAPITPAPASTPGPALTPHQEPIQ
- the LOC108219794 gene encoding uncharacterized protein LOC108219794 isoform X1; this translates as MTDHLTLCVDHLVPPESLQSPQKVDAPGSIQGSCSKVTGSASFPIDIDEEEDSGAADEEQPLIQTVECRICQEEDSINNLEVPCSCNGSLKFAHRKCVQRWCNEKGDITCEICHQPYQSGYTAPPPVAEDTTIDISGAWTLTGSPLDLHDPRLLAMAAAERHLLEAEYDEYDDSDANGAAFCRSAALILMALLLLRHALAMGDGDSDDDDASTFFALFLLRAAGFLLPCYIMAWAISVLQRRRQRQEAAALAASDVAFMVQTGQHRGLQVTIAAGAPITPAPASTPGPALTPHQEPIQ